A window of the Gossypium hirsutum isolate 1008001.06 chromosome A05, Gossypium_hirsutum_v2.1, whole genome shotgun sequence genome harbors these coding sequences:
- the LOC121229543 gene encoding zinc finger protein ZAT4: MVPADSCSLPFLGGKYLKTQDAETPHDSRNSFFCRYCGKGFMSKRAMAGHLRIHSHHHPTSKTELQQQQQDVDDDDDDDFFSCLVCTESFSSMKLLCQHTNIHRHMDSSQESNVISSGVDTVVKQGNGPHTIDSIKDFNFKWSRTGKRGSNRIPSQDAQPLKLRVTPPHMETRKNKKMKTEDTSMEFELGGTKSASGVDPCHARRSRKNKAVKSEHQCEICGKTFETGQALGGHKTYHRVKKNKVELLQQGKTKQEPCMMTPMLLPHLSQQPDLSHPKTMLDFDLNIPYQQ; this comes from the coding sequence ATGGTGCCTGCGGACTCTTGTTCCTTACCTTTCTTGGGTGGCAAGTATTTGAAAACCCAGGATGCGGAAACCCCTCATGATTCAAGAAATAGTTTCTTTTGTAGATACTGCGGCAAAGGGTTCATGTCGAAGAGGGCCATGGCTGGCCATCTTCGGATCCATAGTCACCATCACCCCACCTCAAAAACTGAGCtccaacaacaacaacaagatgttgatgatgatgatgatgatgatttcttCAGTTGTTTGGTTTGCACTGAAAGTTTCTCATCGATGAAGTTGCTGTGCCAGCATACGAACATCCATCGTCATATGGATTCGTCTCAAGAAAGCAATGTTATTTCAAGCGGAGTTGACACCGTTGTCAAACAAGGGAATGGCCCCCACACCATCGATTCGATCAAAGACTTCAATTTCAAGTGGTCTCGAACTGGTAAAAGAGGCTCCAACAGAATCCCTAGCCAGGATGCACAGCCCTTGAAGTTGAGGGTGACACCCCCCCACATGGAGACAAGGAAAAACAAGAAGATGAAGACTGAAGATACCTCAATGGAGTTCGAACTAGGAGGTACAAAAAGTGCGAGCGGAGTGGACCCATGCCATGCAAGAAGATCAAGGAAGAATAAGGCGGTGAAAAGTGAGCACCAATGTGAGATATGTGGCAAGACTTTCGAAACGGGTCAGGCTCTTGGTGGCCACAAAACATATCATCGGGTGAAGAAGAACAAGGTGGAGTTATTGCAGCAGGGCAAAACCAAACAAGAACCCTGTATGATGACCCCAATGCTGTTGCCTCATCTATCTCAACAGCCTGATCTAAGTCATCCTAAGACCATGCTGGATTTTGATCTTAATATCCCTTACCAACAATAA